DNA from Armatimonadota bacterium:
AGTACCCCGACGGCCCCGACGGCCGCTCGGTCCTCTACGTGGGGGCGGAGGCGCACCGCCGCTACCAGGCCTTCGTGCGCGGTCGAGCGCGCTACCGCGACGCCCTCTGGCGGTACAGCGAGGCCAGGCGGCGGTACCTCGAGGCTCTCGACCGGGCCGTCCAGCTCCGGCGGCGCGGCGGCCGCCTGCAGGTGCCGCAGCCGCCGCCTGAGCCCCCACCCTTCCGCCTGTACAGTACGGAGGTCCACCAGGGCTTCGTGCTGGACCTGCCGCCGGGACGCTACCGGATCCGGCTGCGCACGCCGCAGGGGATCGTCCGCCCGCAGAGCGAGCGGACCGTGGTGGTCTTCACCCACCGACGCCAGGGGGTCGCCTTCACCATCGTGCCGCAGCGGCGGTGGACCGTCCCCGAGCGTGCGGACGACGGCGGCGGGACGATCTACGCCCGGCGCGGTGAGGTCCTCTACCTCCAGCCCCACGCCGCCCGGGATTACCCGGACCTGGCCTACGCGCGCCTGCTCGACCCTCAGAGCCGCGACGGGCGGCCCGACGGGTGGCGCTGGGTCCACACCGCGCCGATCACCCGCGCCCGCCTCGAGGTCGTCGGGTCGGCGGGGCGCACCACGGTCGAGCTGCGGCCCTACCGGGTGGTCCAGGTGCCGGGAGCGGCCCTGGGCTACGAGGTGCGGGCACCGCGTCGCGGACAGCCTGCCGACTTCCACGGCTTCGCCGTCACCGCCGAGGGGCGGCTGCGCCTGCGGCTGCTCGACCCGTCCGGCCGCCCCTACCCCGGCAGTGACCGGTACGTCCGCGTCCCGGTGACGGCGCCCGCCTCCGTCTTCTTCCTGGTCCCGCTCATCCCGCTCACCCTGGGCGCCGCCGTGGTGGCCTGGCGGCGAGAACAGCTCGGAGCCTGGCGGCGGGAGCCCGCAGGCCGGTCCCGGACGCGCGGTGAGGTGCGGTGAGCGCGCCGGTACTGCTCACCCTGGGCGGGCTCGTGGCCGATCTGGTGCTGCCCATCCCCGCGCTCCCGGTGCGCGCCGGGGAGCACCAGCTGGGTGAGTGGCTGCGGGTGGAGCCGGGCGGGCTCGGCAACTGCCTGGTGGTGGCCTCGCGCCTGGGGATGCGAACCGCTGCGCTGGGCTGGCTGGGCGACGACCTCTTCGGGGATCACCTTGTGCGCGTGCTGGAGCGCGAGGGCGTGGACCTGACACCGCTCCTCCGTGTGGCCGGGCCGACGGCGACTTCGGTCGTCCTGATCGACCGCACCCGTGCCGAGCACGTCTTCCTGGGAACGTTCGGTGCGTCCGGGCCCGCGCGCGTGCCGCCCGACTGGGTGGAGCGGCTGGGGCCGGAGGTGTGGCTGCTCAGCGACGGCTACGTGCTGCTCCGCGCGGCGCCGCTCGTGGAGGAGGCGTTTGCGCTCGCCCGCGCCCGCGGGGCCCGCACGGCCTTCGACCCGGGCCCCCTCGCCCACGGCGCGCCGCAGGCCAGCCTGGGACGGACCCTGGCGCAGACCACGGTCCTTCTGCTCACCGAGGCCGAGGCTAGGGCGGTGATCGATCGGGTCGGCGCCACCTCCCCAGACCGCCTCACGCCCGGCACGGCCGTCGGTGCCGGCGCGGCGCGCCGTCCTGAGGTGCTGATGCAGGCGCTGCGCGGCCTGGGTCCCGACGTCGTGGCCGTCAAGCGCGGCGCAGCCGGGGCCGTGGTGGCGGGTCCCCAGGGCACCGTGGCCGCGGAGGGCTTTCCGGTGGCGGTGCAGGACACCACGGCCGCCGGGGACGCCTTCGACGCCGCGCTCCTCGTGGCGCTGGCCTTTGGGGCCGACATGCAGACCGCCGCCCTCCTGGCCAACGCCACAGGCGCGCTGTCCGTCACCCGTGTAGGCACCGGCACCGCCCTGCCGACGGCGGCCGAGGTGGCAACCTTCCTGGAAACGCGCGGGGCCACCCTTCCCGCCTTCCTCCGCCGCCTGACCGGCGTGGGCGGGGAGTGTGCCGGGCCGGAGGTACCATGGCGCGCCGGGTGATCGTCGACTGCGACCCCGGGCACGACGACGCCCTGGCCATCCTCCTGGCGGGCCGGCGCCTCGAGGTGCTGGCCATCACCACCGTGGCGGGCAACCAGACCGTCGAGAAGGTCACCACCAATGCGCTGAAGGTGGTGGAGGCGGCAGGGCTGACGGCCATTCCCGTGGCCCGCGGCGCCGCGACCCCCCTCGTGCGCCCGCCGCGCCACGCCCCGGAGGTGCACGGGGAGACCGGCCTCGACGGCCCCGAACTCCCGTCACCCCGGACTCCCCTCGTGGACCGGCACGCCGTCGACCTGATCGTGGAGACGGCGATGCGCGAGGACGACGTGACGCTGCTGGCGCTGGGCCCGCTGACCAACGTTGCCCTGGCGCTGCGCCGGGAGCCGCGCCTGAGGGGGCGGCTGCGGGAGATCTGCCTCATGGGCGGGTCCACCGCGCGCGGCAACGTCACCCCGGCCGCGGAGTTCAACATCTACGTCGACCCCGAAGCCGCCCACGCCGT
Protein-coding regions in this window:
- a CDS encoding nucleoside hydrolase, encoding MARRVIVDCDPGHDDALAILLAGRRLEVLAITTVAGNQTVEKVTTNALKVVEAAGLTAIPVARGAATPLVRPPRHAPEVHGETGLDGPELPSPRTPLVDRHAVDLIVETAMREDDVTLLALGPLTNVALALRREPRLRGRLREICLMGGSTARGNVTPAAEFNIYVDPEAAHAVFTSGVPVRMVGLNVTQQVVATPERRRAIRAVGTRVAALAADLLEFYSAAIHRLYGLPGGALHDPVAAAALIDPSVVRFAPMHVAVELHGEHTAGMTVCDDRYTRTAPDVPAARRGAPPNAEVAVAVDADRCFDLLLDVLREYP
- a CDS encoding carbohydrate kinase family protein, yielding MSAPVLLTLGGLVADLVLPIPALPVRAGEHQLGEWLRVEPGGLGNCLVVASRLGMRTAALGWLGDDLFGDHLVRVLEREGVDLTPLLRVAGPTATSVVLIDRTRAEHVFLGTFGASGPARVPPDWVERLGPEVWLLSDGYVLLRAAPLVEEAFALARARGARTAFDPGPLAHGAPQASLGRTLAQTTVLLLTEAEARAVIDRVGATSPDRLTPGTAVGAGAARRPEVLMQALRGLGPDVVAVKRGAAGAVVAGPQGTVAAEGFPVAVQDTTAAGDAFDAALLVALAFGADMQTAALLANATGALSVTRVGTGTALPTAAEVATFLETRGATLPAFLRRLTGVGGECAGPEVPWRAG